One genomic segment of Parus major isolate Abel chromosome 10, Parus_major1.1, whole genome shotgun sequence includes these proteins:
- the HDDC3 gene encoding guanosine-3',5'-bis(diphosphate) 3'-pyrophosphohydrolase MESH1: MSSEAAGMGSEAAGMGSEAAGMGSEVARLLEAVDFAARKHKEQRRMDPEGTPYINHPIGVARILAHEAGVTDIVVLQAALLHDTVEDTDTTFSEIEERFGAEVRRVVEEVTDDKTLPKMERKRLQIERAPFCSSRAKLVKLADKLYNLRDLNRCTPRGWSEERVQEYFRWAARVVSGLRGTSAALEGALQRLFEERAVPT; the protein is encoded by the exons ATGAGCTCCGAGGCGGCGGGGATGGGCTCCGAGGCGGCGGGGATGGGCTCCGAGGCGGCGGGGATGGGCTCCGAGGTGGCGCGGCTGCTGGAGGCAGTGGACTTTGCAGCCAGGAAACACAAGGAGCAGCGGCGGATGGATCCCGAGGGCACTCCCTACATCAACCACCCCATCG GCGTCGCCAGGATCCTGGCACATGAGGCTGGCGTGACGGACATCGTGGTGCTGCAG GCCGCCCTCCTGCACGACACAGTGGAGGACACAGACACCACGTTCTCCGAGATCGAGGAGCGGTTCGGTGCTGAGGTGCGGCGCGTGGTGGAGGAGGTGACGGACGACAAGACCCTGCCCAAGATGGAGCGGAAGCGGCTGCAGATCGAGCGCGCTCCCTTTTGCAGCAGCCGAGCCAAGCTGGTCAAGCTGGCGGACAAGCTGTACAACCTGCGGGACCTGAACCGCTGCACCCCGCGAG GCTGGTCGGAGGAGCGCGTGCAGGAGTACTTCCGGTGGGCGGCGCGCGTGGTGTCCGGGCTGCGCGGGACCAGCGCGGCCCTGGAGGGGGCGCTGCAGCGCCTGTTCGAGGAGCGCGCCGTGCCCACGTGA